A genome region from Microplitis demolitor isolate Queensland-Clemson2020A chromosome 1, iyMicDemo2.1a, whole genome shotgun sequence includes the following:
- the LOC103572704 gene encoding uncharacterized protein LOC103572704 isoform X1 — MTSEMVKFTKLRSAIDPSFWAKLSELKLDKYKLEDKTEISIWSGYSFDKIYENKISPMILDCTSFNENVETTSHNGTVACSGILINTNTFEAFRQMQPDKFIDSLGKHLKDVIIDGTAIKEPWRLTLFLLLSYADLKKHRFHYWAAYPTLFNLPEIFYEAPHQKAIEIFSNNDFDKLRISFNSLDSKLKCFFSVLLSSNNNLEIINLSEGITYVNSQTEKTNETNCAHQKLYFAFYDPCDTLEPGWPLRNLLCLLFYSCPDFAFSETINILSIRGKNLESSVIFTIKATESFNKDFKKKEMIEGRLVGWEANVNGKMGPNIADLSESLDPNRMAARAVDLNLKLMKWRLVPDLNLEKISKLRCLLLGAGTLGCSVARVLIGWGIRNITFVDSSTVSHSNTVRQSLYTHEDAVNKRLKAEAARDALLRISPTFNVEAVIMHIPMPGHVVGQSLMVSTQTAVKTLEKLVQNHDVIFLLLDSREARWLPTLLCAVFDKMAINAALGFDSYTVQRHGIRKITVAGSPDLTQHCPSGEDLGCYFCNDVTQPGNSQVDRTLDQQCTVSRPGLSSIAAGLAVELMIAVTQHSKGSIGANAFMDDSRSQYRSSERESCEGLLGIVPHTIRGSLWNYEMRLTITHRFPSCTACSIPLINEYRKRGFDFILDACNQPNYLERVAGLEDLLKRPNLDELCYAIDSSDDEDSEDISLVKI, encoded by the exons atgaCATCAGAAATggttaaatttacaaaattacggTCAGCTATTGATCCAAGTTTTTGGGCAAAATTATCAGAATTgaaattagataaatataaattagaaGATAAAACGGAGATATCTATCTGGAGTGGTTATAGTTTTgacaaaatatatgaaaacaaaataagTCCAATGATTCTTGATTGTACATCATTTAATGA aaacGTTGAAACAACATCACATAATGGAACTGTTGCTTGTTCTGGAATACTCATTAATACTAATACTTTTGAAGCATTTAGACAAATGCAacctgataaatttattgattcacTTGGTAAACATCTTAAAGATGTAATAATTGATGGAACAGCTATAAAAGAACCATGGCgacttactttatttttattattatcatacgctgatttaaaaaaacacaGATTTCATTATTGGGCAGCTTATCcgactttatttaatttacctgaaattttttatgaagcTCCACATCAAAAAgctattgaaatattttcaaataatgattTTGATAAACTGCGAATTAGCTTCAATAGTCTagactcaaaattaaaatgttttttttctgtattattatcaagtaataataacttggagattattaatttatctgaaGGAATCACTTACGTCAACTCACAAACAGAGAAAACAAATGAAACTAATTGC gctcatcaaaaattgtattttgctTTTTATGATCCATGTGATACTTTAGAACCGGGATGGCCACTAAGAAAtcttttatgtttattattttattcttgccCGGACTTTGCTTTTAgtgaaacaataaatattttatcaattagaGGCAAAAATTTAGAATCATCTGTTATTTTTACGATAAAAGCAACAGAAAGTTTcaataaagattttaaaaagaaagaaatgatTGAAGGACGACTAGTAGGTTGGGAAGCAAATGTAAACGGTAAAATGGGACCAAATATTGCTGATCTATCAGAATCACTGGATCCAAATCG AATGGCTGCTCGTGCAGTTGATTTAAATCTCAAACTTATGAAGTGGCGACTTGTTCCTGAtttaaacttagaaaaaatttctaaactcCGTTGTTTATTACTAGGGGCTGGAACATTAGGTTGCTCAGTTGCAAGAGTATTAATCGGTTGGGGAATCAGAAATATTACTTTTGTTGATAGCTCTACAGTATCTCACAGTAATACCGTTAGACAAAGTCTTTATACTCATGAAGATGCTGTCAATAAACGATTGAAAGCTGAAGCAGCAAGAGATGCGCTTCTTCGAATATCTCCTACATTT aaTGTTGAAGCTGTAATTATGCATATTCCAATGCCTGGTCATGTAGTAGGACAAAGTCTTATGGTATCCACTCAGACAGCGGTAAAAACGTTAGAAAAATTAGTCCAGAATCATGatgtgatatttttattgcttgATTCACGTGAAGCGCGTTGGTTACCAACATTATTATGTGCGGTATTTGATAAAATGGCAATAAACGCAGCACTTGGTTTTGATTCTTATACTGTACAACGTCATggtatacgaaaaataacagTAGCTGGTTCTCCTGATTTAACTCAGCATTGTCCATCTGGCGAAGATCTTGGTTGTTATTTTTGCAATGATGTAACTCAGCCGGGAAAT TCTCAAGTCGATCGAACCCTTGACCAACAATGTACAGTAAGTAGACCAGGACTATCATCAATTGCTGCTGGTCTTGCTGTTGAACTAATGATCGCCGTCACTCAACATTCCAAAgg CAGTATTGGTGCCAATGCTTTTATGGATGATAGTCGAAGTCAATATCGTTCAAGTGAACGAGAGTCTTGTGAAGGTTTATTAGGTATAGTTCCACATACTATTCGTGGTTCTCTTTGGAATTATGAGATGCGGTTAACGATTACTCACAGATTTCCATCTTGTACTGCTTGTTCTATaccattaattaatgaatatcgAAAACGTGGTTTTGATTTTATACTTGATGCTTGTAATCAGCCAAATTATCTGGAACGAGTTGCTGGCTTAGAAGATTTACTCAAAAGACCAAATTTAGATGAG ctatGCTATGCTATAGATAGTTCAGATGATGAAGACAGCGAAGACATCAGtcttgtaaaaatataa
- the LOC103572704 gene encoding uncharacterized protein LOC103572704 isoform X2: protein MTSEMVKFTKLRSAIDPSFWAKLSELKLDKYKLEDKTEISIWSGYSFDKIYENKISPMILDCTSFNENVETTSHNGTVACSGILINTNTFEAFRQMQPDKFIDSLGKHLKDVIIDGTAIKEPWRLTLFLLLSYADLKKHRFHYWAAYPTLFNLPEIFYEAPHQKAIEIFSNNDFDKLRISFNSLDSKLKCFFSVLLSSNNNLEIINLSEGITYVNSQTEKTNETNCAHQKLYFAFYDPCDTLEPGWPLRNLLCLLFYSCPDFAFSETINILSIRGKNLESSVIFTIKATESFNKDFKKKEMIEGRLVGWEANVNGKMGPNIADLSESLDPNRMAARAVDLNLKLMKWRLVPDLNLEKISKLRCLLLGAGTLGCSVARVLIGWGIRNITFVDSSTVSHSNTVRQSLYTHEDAVNKRLKAEAARDALLRISPTFNVEAVIMHIPMPGHVVGQSLMVSTQTAVKTLEKLVQNHDVIFLLLDSREARWLPTLLCAVFDKMAINAALGFDSYTVQRHGIRKITVAGSPDLTQHCPSGEDLGCYFCNDVTQPGNSQVDRTLDQQCTVSRPGLSSIAAGLAVELMIAVTQHSKGIGANAFMDDSRSQYRSSERESCEGLLGIVPHTIRGSLWNYEMRLTITHRFPSCTACSIPLINEYRKRGFDFILDACNQPNYLERVAGLEDLLKRPNLDELCYAIDSSDDEDSEDISLVKI, encoded by the exons atgaCATCAGAAATggttaaatttacaaaattacggTCAGCTATTGATCCAAGTTTTTGGGCAAAATTATCAGAATTgaaattagataaatataaattagaaGATAAAACGGAGATATCTATCTGGAGTGGTTATAGTTTTgacaaaatatatgaaaacaaaataagTCCAATGATTCTTGATTGTACATCATTTAATGA aaacGTTGAAACAACATCACATAATGGAACTGTTGCTTGTTCTGGAATACTCATTAATACTAATACTTTTGAAGCATTTAGACAAATGCAacctgataaatttattgattcacTTGGTAAACATCTTAAAGATGTAATAATTGATGGAACAGCTATAAAAGAACCATGGCgacttactttatttttattattatcatacgctgatttaaaaaaacacaGATTTCATTATTGGGCAGCTTATCcgactttatttaatttacctgaaattttttatgaagcTCCACATCAAAAAgctattgaaatattttcaaataatgattTTGATAAACTGCGAATTAGCTTCAATAGTCTagactcaaaattaaaatgttttttttctgtattattatcaagtaataataacttggagattattaatttatctgaaGGAATCACTTACGTCAACTCACAAACAGAGAAAACAAATGAAACTAATTGC gctcatcaaaaattgtattttgctTTTTATGATCCATGTGATACTTTAGAACCGGGATGGCCACTAAGAAAtcttttatgtttattattttattcttgccCGGACTTTGCTTTTAgtgaaacaataaatattttatcaattagaGGCAAAAATTTAGAATCATCTGTTATTTTTACGATAAAAGCAACAGAAAGTTTcaataaagattttaaaaagaaagaaatgatTGAAGGACGACTAGTAGGTTGGGAAGCAAATGTAAACGGTAAAATGGGACCAAATATTGCTGATCTATCAGAATCACTGGATCCAAATCG AATGGCTGCTCGTGCAGTTGATTTAAATCTCAAACTTATGAAGTGGCGACTTGTTCCTGAtttaaacttagaaaaaatttctaaactcCGTTGTTTATTACTAGGGGCTGGAACATTAGGTTGCTCAGTTGCAAGAGTATTAATCGGTTGGGGAATCAGAAATATTACTTTTGTTGATAGCTCTACAGTATCTCACAGTAATACCGTTAGACAAAGTCTTTATACTCATGAAGATGCTGTCAATAAACGATTGAAAGCTGAAGCAGCAAGAGATGCGCTTCTTCGAATATCTCCTACATTT aaTGTTGAAGCTGTAATTATGCATATTCCAATGCCTGGTCATGTAGTAGGACAAAGTCTTATGGTATCCACTCAGACAGCGGTAAAAACGTTAGAAAAATTAGTCCAGAATCATGatgtgatatttttattgcttgATTCACGTGAAGCGCGTTGGTTACCAACATTATTATGTGCGGTATTTGATAAAATGGCAATAAACGCAGCACTTGGTTTTGATTCTTATACTGTACAACGTCATggtatacgaaaaataacagTAGCTGGTTCTCCTGATTTAACTCAGCATTGTCCATCTGGCGAAGATCTTGGTTGTTATTTTTGCAATGATGTAACTCAGCCGGGAAAT TCTCAAGTCGATCGAACCCTTGACCAACAATGTACAGTAAGTAGACCAGGACTATCATCAATTGCTGCTGGTCTTGCTGTTGAACTAATGATCGCCGTCACTCAACATTCCAAAgg TATTGGTGCCAATGCTTTTATGGATGATAGTCGAAGTCAATATCGTTCAAGTGAACGAGAGTCTTGTGAAGGTTTATTAGGTATAGTTCCACATACTATTCGTGGTTCTCTTTGGAATTATGAGATGCGGTTAACGATTACTCACAGATTTCCATCTTGTACTGCTTGTTCTATaccattaattaatgaatatcgAAAACGTGGTTTTGATTTTATACTTGATGCTTGTAATCAGCCAAATTATCTGGAACGAGTTGCTGGCTTAGAAGATTTACTCAAAAGACCAAATTTAGATGAG ctatGCTATGCTATAGATAGTTCAGATGATGAAGACAGCGAAGACATCAGtcttgtaaaaatataa
- the LOC103572704 gene encoding uncharacterized protein LOC103572704 isoform X3, translating to MQPDKFIDSLGKHLKDVIIDGTAIKEPWRLTLFLLLSYADLKKHRFHYWAAYPTLFNLPEIFYEAPHQKAIEIFSNNDFDKLRISFNSLDSKLKCFFSVLLSSNNNLEIINLSEGITYVNSQTEKTNETNCAHQKLYFAFYDPCDTLEPGWPLRNLLCLLFYSCPDFAFSETINILSIRGKNLESSVIFTIKATESFNKDFKKKEMIEGRLVGWEANVNGKMGPNIADLSESLDPNRMAARAVDLNLKLMKWRLVPDLNLEKISKLRCLLLGAGTLGCSVARVLIGWGIRNITFVDSSTVSHSNTVRQSLYTHEDAVNKRLKAEAARDALLRISPTFNVEAVIMHIPMPGHVVGQSLMVSTQTAVKTLEKLVQNHDVIFLLLDSREARWLPTLLCAVFDKMAINAALGFDSYTVQRHGIRKITVAGSPDLTQHCPSGEDLGCYFCNDVTQPGNSQVDRTLDQQCTVSRPGLSSIAAGLAVELMIAVTQHSKGSIGANAFMDDSRSQYRSSERESCEGLLGIVPHTIRGSLWNYEMRLTITHRFPSCTACSIPLINEYRKRGFDFILDACNQPNYLERVAGLEDLLKRPNLDELCYAIDSSDDEDSEDISLVKI from the exons ATGCAacctgataaatttattgattcacTTGGTAAACATCTTAAAGATGTAATAATTGATGGAACAGCTATAAAAGAACCATGGCgacttactttatttttattattatcatacgctgatttaaaaaaacacaGATTTCATTATTGGGCAGCTTATCcgactttatttaatttacctgaaattttttatgaagcTCCACATCAAAAAgctattgaaatattttcaaataatgattTTGATAAACTGCGAATTAGCTTCAATAGTCTagactcaaaattaaaatgttttttttctgtattattatcaagtaataataacttggagattattaatttatctgaaGGAATCACTTACGTCAACTCACAAACAGAGAAAACAAATGAAACTAATTGC gctcatcaaaaattgtattttgctTTTTATGATCCATGTGATACTTTAGAACCGGGATGGCCACTAAGAAAtcttttatgtttattattttattcttgccCGGACTTTGCTTTTAgtgaaacaataaatattttatcaattagaGGCAAAAATTTAGAATCATCTGTTATTTTTACGATAAAAGCAACAGAAAGTTTcaataaagattttaaaaagaaagaaatgatTGAAGGACGACTAGTAGGTTGGGAAGCAAATGTAAACGGTAAAATGGGACCAAATATTGCTGATCTATCAGAATCACTGGATCCAAATCG AATGGCTGCTCGTGCAGTTGATTTAAATCTCAAACTTATGAAGTGGCGACTTGTTCCTGAtttaaacttagaaaaaatttctaaactcCGTTGTTTATTACTAGGGGCTGGAACATTAGGTTGCTCAGTTGCAAGAGTATTAATCGGTTGGGGAATCAGAAATATTACTTTTGTTGATAGCTCTACAGTATCTCACAGTAATACCGTTAGACAAAGTCTTTATACTCATGAAGATGCTGTCAATAAACGATTGAAAGCTGAAGCAGCAAGAGATGCGCTTCTTCGAATATCTCCTACATTT aaTGTTGAAGCTGTAATTATGCATATTCCAATGCCTGGTCATGTAGTAGGACAAAGTCTTATGGTATCCACTCAGACAGCGGTAAAAACGTTAGAAAAATTAGTCCAGAATCATGatgtgatatttttattgcttgATTCACGTGAAGCGCGTTGGTTACCAACATTATTATGTGCGGTATTTGATAAAATGGCAATAAACGCAGCACTTGGTTTTGATTCTTATACTGTACAACGTCATggtatacgaaaaataacagTAGCTGGTTCTCCTGATTTAACTCAGCATTGTCCATCTGGCGAAGATCTTGGTTGTTATTTTTGCAATGATGTAACTCAGCCGGGAAAT TCTCAAGTCGATCGAACCCTTGACCAACAATGTACAGTAAGTAGACCAGGACTATCATCAATTGCTGCTGGTCTTGCTGTTGAACTAATGATCGCCGTCACTCAACATTCCAAAgg CAGTATTGGTGCCAATGCTTTTATGGATGATAGTCGAAGTCAATATCGTTCAAGTGAACGAGAGTCTTGTGAAGGTTTATTAGGTATAGTTCCACATACTATTCGTGGTTCTCTTTGGAATTATGAGATGCGGTTAACGATTACTCACAGATTTCCATCTTGTACTGCTTGTTCTATaccattaattaatgaatatcgAAAACGTGGTTTTGATTTTATACTTGATGCTTGTAATCAGCCAAATTATCTGGAACGAGTTGCTGGCTTAGAAGATTTACTCAAAAGACCAAATTTAGATGAG ctatGCTATGCTATAGATAGTTCAGATGATGAAGACAGCGAAGACATCAGtcttgtaaaaatataa